A part of Tachysurus vachellii isolate PV-2020 chromosome 4, HZAU_Pvac_v1, whole genome shotgun sequence genomic DNA contains:
- the c4h17orf67 gene encoding uncharacterized protein C17orf67 homolog has translation MKTLVFLLCLVLLTFCAEANPVVKESFAKQLLRSKRQKPGYPDEPMREHMLYLQQLELRARETNLENWLNPHCAPRCNSNYGYPV, from the exons ATGAAGACGCTGGTTTTTCTCCTTTGCCTGGTCTTACTGACCTTCTGCGCAG AAGCAAACCCTGTGGTGAAGGAAAGCTTCGCTAAGCAACTTCTCCGCAGTAAGAGACAGAAACCTGGTTATCCTGATGAGCCGATGAGG gaaCACATGTTGTATTTGCAGCAGTTGGAGCTCAGAGCTCGTGAGACAAACCTTGAAAATTGGTTGAATCCTCATTGTGCTCCTCGCTGTAACAGTAACTATGGTTACCCCGTCTAA